A genome region from Pseudanabaena sp. Chao 1811 includes the following:
- a CDS encoding GAF domain-containing protein, translating to MMNPANRGLSAVLTRITNKLQQDSLVHDALHELRQFLDVDRVALYYFYSHWKGQVTFEALSDHRYSIICSTGADECFKREYADLYLAGRIYYADDIETAPISDCHRDFLKELQVRSNLVAPVLNYGKLWGLLVAHHCQEVKKWQPSDIVLMRQYSQGLSAAPSIQSESDNF from the coding sequence ATGATGAATCCTGCCAATCGTGGTTTGAGTGCAGTTTTAACTCGCATTACCAATAAATTACAACAAGACTCGTTAGTTCATGATGCCCTACACGAACTAAGGCAGTTTCTTGATGTTGATCGTGTCGCTTTGTACTATTTTTATTCCCATTGGAAAGGTCAGGTGACGTTTGAGGCTTTAAGCGATCACAGGTATTCGATCATTTGTTCGACGGGGGCTGATGAATGTTTTAAGCGGGAATATGCTGATCTATATTTAGCTGGGCGGATCTATTATGCTGACGATATTGAAACTGCGCCAATTAGCGATTGTCATCGAGACTTTTTGAAAGAGCTTCAAGTGCGCTCCAATTTGGTTGCGCCAGTGCTAAATTATGGCAAGTTATGGGGTCTACTAGTGGCTCATCATTGCCAAGAAGTGAAGAAGTGGCAGCCTTCAGATATTGTGCTTATGCGTCAATATTCGCAAGGCTTATCCGCAGCTCCTTCAATCCAGAGTGAATCGGACAATTTCTAG
- a CDS encoding glycosyltransferase family 4 protein has protein sequence MNKKYRLLFLSTPVGALGSGIGGGVELTLQNAAKALMAKGHEVEIVAPEGSVTNVTKLTPIAGNSQVSAQTQVGTDMVVLPQDSVLENMWSYAREVQDQFDLLFNFAYDWLPLYLTPFFHRPIAHWISMSSLSPVIDAMVSKTVKLCPQAIAVNTRACADTFSDGDRLMIMGKGIDVTQYNFVAKPEKPSLAWVGRISPEKGLEDAAETAQATGLPLRVFGLIQDQAYWQQIQNDFPKAEIHYEGFLSTHELQQKLGQSSALLMTPRWIEAFGNAAIEAFACGVPVISYRSGGLTEIVRHGKTGFLVDMGSVAGLIEAVSKLETIDRLACRQQLEEEYSLEVWGDRLEKWFEQLITSYTLSRNI, from the coding sequence ATGAATAAAAAATATCGGTTACTGTTTTTATCTACTCCCGTAGGTGCATTAGGTTCTGGAATTGGGGGCGGCGTAGAATTAACTCTTCAGAATGCAGCCAAAGCGCTCATGGCAAAAGGTCATGAAGTGGAAATCGTTGCTCCTGAAGGTTCTGTTACCAATGTCACGAAACTAACCCCAATAGCAGGCAATAGCCAAGTTTCCGCCCAAACTCAAGTCGGAACAGATATGGTCGTATTGCCGCAAGATTCCGTTCTCGAAAATATGTGGAGTTACGCGAGGGAAGTCCAAGATCAGTTTGATTTATTATTCAATTTTGCCTACGATTGGCTACCGCTATATCTCACACCATTCTTCCATCGCCCGATCGCCCATTGGATTAGTATGTCATCCCTCTCGCCCGTGATCGATGCGATGGTCAGCAAAACAGTCAAGCTTTGTCCACAGGCGATCGCTGTTAATACTCGCGCCTGTGCCGATACCTTTAGCGATGGCGATCGCTTGATGATTATGGGAAAAGGCATTGATGTCACCCAATACAATTTTGTGGCAAAGCCAGAAAAACCTAGTCTGGCATGGGTCGGACGCATCTCTCCTGAAAAGGGACTAGAGGATGCCGCCGAAACTGCTCAAGCCACAGGTTTACCGCTACGAGTATTTGGTCTTATTCAAGATCAAGCCTATTGGCAACAGATTCAAAACGATTTCCCGAAGGCAGAAATTCATTATGAAGGATTTTTGTCTACCCATGAGTTACAGCAAAAGTTAGGTCAATCGAGTGCTTTATTAATGACACCACGCTGGATCGAGGCTTTTGGTAATGCGGCGATCGAAGCCTTTGCCTGTGGAGTACCTGTGATTTCCTATCGTAGCGGCGGACTCACAGAAATTGTGCGTCATGGCAAGACAGGATTTCTTGTGGATATGGGAAGTGTCGCTGGACTGATTGAAGCAGTTTCCAAATTAGAAACCATTGATCGCTTAGCCTGTCGTCAGCAATTAGAGGAAGAATATTCCCTAGAAGTATGGGGCGATCGCTTAGAAAAATGGTTTGAGCAACTCATCACCAGCTATACCCTATCTAGAAATATCTAG